The following are encoded in a window of Halosimplex halophilum genomic DNA:
- a CDS encoding glycosyltransferase family 39 protein: MTASGARDRSIALAPVRWLRRTAPLDGRDARWLGLAVLPGVVAVVVYLATNPYPAYGGGLYAQIAAEIAANGYAPPATVPGYALPVPFAYPPLQFYVFALALDLGLGPLTVTRFLPAVAVVAGLVPAYLLGRDYTGSRAAGTATAALIALNPQVLEWHVSAGGVVRGFAFLYALTAVYAGYHVFTGDGRRAIAAGAVAVALTGLTHPTYALFVVASYLVFWAGLDRSIRGLARGLAVGLGALALASPWLAWVVTTHGPGVFTAAAGTHGGIGGGLDQLVESPSVYRLAPFAAAAAALAARRDAVVAGWTVAATLLFFQLRFPYAVGALALAVAGVGAAERVAAGGWPAALSSPRRRAGAAAALVVLASAVGGAYLAAETTSTTDGTTPSFLDDESVAAAEWAAAETPADARFLVLGDAAEWFPALSGRSIAVGPWGVEWASAGAYDRQLTAFEDASTCNSAACVEAAAATVDADPEYVLVPKGRYTVRGETVVQFGTLERSFAVADGWTRVYETDGVVVYRAVGYGDPSG; this comes from the coding sequence CGTCGTCTACCTGGCGACCAACCCCTACCCGGCCTACGGCGGCGGGCTGTACGCACAGATCGCCGCCGAGATCGCCGCGAACGGGTACGCGCCGCCGGCGACCGTCCCGGGATACGCCCTCCCCGTCCCCTTCGCGTACCCGCCGCTGCAGTTCTACGTGTTCGCGCTCGCCCTCGACCTCGGGCTCGGCCCCCTGACGGTCACCCGGTTCCTGCCCGCCGTCGCCGTCGTCGCGGGGCTGGTGCCGGCGTACCTGCTCGGGCGGGACTACACCGGCTCGCGGGCGGCCGGGACCGCGACCGCGGCGCTGATAGCGCTGAACCCGCAGGTGCTGGAGTGGCACGTCTCCGCGGGCGGCGTCGTCCGCGGGTTCGCGTTCCTCTACGCCCTGACCGCGGTCTACGCCGGCTACCACGTCTTTACCGGCGACGGCCGGCGGGCGATCGCTGCGGGTGCCGTCGCGGTCGCGCTGACCGGCCTCACGCACCCGACCTACGCGCTGTTCGTCGTCGCGAGCTACCTCGTGTTCTGGGCCGGGCTCGACCGGTCGATCCGGGGGCTCGCGCGCGGACTGGCCGTCGGCCTGGGGGCGCTCGCGCTGGCGAGCCCCTGGCTCGCGTGGGTCGTCACGACCCACGGCCCCGGGGTGTTCACCGCGGCGGCCGGGACCCACGGCGGGATCGGCGGCGGGCTCGACCAGCTCGTCGAGAGTCCCTCGGTCTACCGGCTCGCCCCGTTCGCGGCGGCCGCCGCGGCGCTCGCCGCCCGCCGCGACGCCGTCGTCGCCGGCTGGACCGTCGCCGCGACGCTGCTCTTTTTCCAGCTGCGGTTCCCCTACGCCGTCGGCGCGCTGGCCCTCGCGGTCGCCGGCGTCGGCGCCGCCGAGCGGGTCGCCGCCGGCGGCTGGCCCGCGGCGCTCTCCTCGCCGCGGCGGCGGGCTGGGGCCGCGGCGGCCCTCGTCGTCCTCGCGAGCGCGGTCGGCGGCGCGTATCTCGCCGCCGAGACGACCTCGACGACCGACGGGACCACGCCCTCGTTCCTCGACGACGAGTCGGTCGCGGCCGCCGAGTGGGCGGCCGCCGAGACGCCCGCGGACGCCCGGTTCCTCGTGCTCGGCGACGCAGCCGAGTGGTTCCCCGCGCTGTCGGGGCGGTCGATCGCCGTCGGCCCGTGGGGCGTCGAGTGGGCCAGCGCCGGCGCGTACGACCGGCAACTGACGGCGTTCGAGGACGCCTCGACGTGCAACAGCGCGGCCTGCGTCGAGGCGGCCGCCGCGACCGTCGACGCCGACCCCGAGTACGTCCTCGTCCCCAAGGGCCGGTACACCGTCCGCGGGGAGACCGTCGTCCAGTTCGGCACGCTCGAACGTTCCTTCGCGGTCGCCGACGGCTGGACGCGCGTCTACGAAACCGACGGCGTCGTCGTCTACCGGGCGGTCGGTTACGGTGATCCGTCCGGCTAG